The Apium graveolens cultivar Ventura chromosome 6, ASM990537v1, whole genome shotgun sequence genome contains a region encoding:
- the LOC141668567 gene encoding uncharacterized protein LOC141668567, translating into MDTNSQTSTVILGRVKNKRFWKKEEEEALIDCLVEMSVDHQSKGEGGFKNGYLNHLEALLNNKFPNCGLKAFPHIYSKVKWFKDKYAVVSEIVNKISGFQLDDKTKMIQCEKQAFDDFLKNHPKAGGLWRTPFPYLDKLDHVFGIDRANGMASELPEDSIKNLEEIVNLDNDKSDDDSVPQPPNAKKIKKEKTPKFGEKKKSPQIIYLTSNNMATEFIGFMKGMSSHLETIANAMSSTQNRETEVAPQKKLLSEIASFPGMTKAEAIRAACLFTSNPSQMDVFFSSPDDD; encoded by the exons ATGGATACAAATAGTCAAACCTCTACTGTTATCCTTGGAAGGGTAAAAAATAAAAGATTTTGGAAAAAAGAGGAAGAAGAAGCTTTAATTGATTGTCTGGTAGAAATGAGTGTTGATCATCAATCGAAGGGTGAAGGCGGTTTTAAAAATGGCTATTTGAATCACTTGGAGGCATTGTTGAACAATAAATTTCCTAATTGTGGCCTAAAAGCTTTTCCCCATATTTACTCAAAAGTAAAATGGTTTAAAGATAAGTATGCTGTTGTTTCCGAAATAGTAAATAAAATATCAGGTTTTCAGTTGGATGATAAGACAAAAATGATACAATGTGAGAAGCAAGCTTTTGATGATTTTCTCAAG AATCATCCTAAAGCTGGAGGGTTATGGAGGACTCCCTTTCCTTATCTTGACAAGCTAGATCATGTATTTGGTATTGATAGAGCTAATGGTATGGCATCTGAGTTGCCCGAAGACTCTATCAAAAATCTCGAGGAGATTGTGAACCTTGACAATGATAAAAGCGATGATGATTCTGTTCCACAACCTCCGAATGCTAAGAAAATAAAGAAGGAAAAGACTCCTAAATTCGGTGAGAAGAAAAAATCTCCtcaaattatatatttaacttCTAATAACATGGCTACTGAATTCATAGGATTTATGAAGGGTATGAGTAGTCACTTAGAAACCATTGCGAATGCCATGAGTTCTACACAGAATCGTGAAACAGAGGTTGCTCCACAGAAGAAGTTACTTTCTGAGATAGCTAGTTTTCCAGGTATGACTAAAGCTGAAGCAATCAGAGCTGCATGCTTATTTAcatcaaatccaagtcaaatgGATGTATTCTTCTCGAGTCCTGATGACGACTAG